Sequence from the Microbacterium dextranolyticum genome:
CGGGAACCTGCGTGACGATCGCGCTCGAGGGTCGGCGGGCACTTCCCGTCGAGGTGCAGGCGCTGACCCTGCCCGGGTCGGGGCCGAACCCGCGCCGCATCGTGAGCGGCGTCGACGGCGCCCGCGTGGCGATGGTGCTGGCGGTGCTCGAAAAGCGCGCCGGCATCCGCGTCTCGGACCAGGACGTCTACGTCTCGACCGTCGGCGGCGTGCGTCTCACCGAACCGGCCGCCGACCTCGCGATCGCGCTCGCGGTCGCCAGCGCCGTATCGAACAGGCCGAACCCGGCACAGCTCGCCGCCATCGGGGAGCTGAGTCTCGCCGGTGAGATCCGCGCCGTCACCCAGCACGACCAGCGCCGGTCCGAAGCCGGCCGACTGGGCTACCGGACGATCGTCGACACGGCATCCGTCGATCTGCGCCGCGCGCTGCGCGACCTGCCACGCCAGCACCCCGTCCAGCGGGGCGACGCGCCCGGCTTCTGAGGGACACGGCCGCCGTTCTTACGCGTCGAGCGCCGCGATGACGTCGGCGGGTGTGGCCTGCATGGGGTGCGGGCCGGCGATGTCGAAGAACACCGTCGTGATCTCGTCGCCGTGCGCACCGAGGAACGCGCGCAGCCACGCGGACGAATGCAGCCCGACCGCGGGGGGCAGCGCCGCCGGCTTATGGGCGGCATCGCTGAACAGCAGCAGCGCGACGTCACCCGTGTTCGGGTCACGGTAGGTCCAGACCTCACCGCTGTCGCGCGGATCGTCGCGCTGCCCGGGCCGCATCAGGGGGACCACGGTCGGGCCGTGGCGCAGGGCGAACGCGAGCGCTGCCATGTCCTGCGTCTGCAGGGCATCGGCGAGCTGCGGATTGCGGAAGTCGAGCGGCGCCTTCTTGCGACGCGGGGTGCCAGCCATGCCGTCCAGCCTAGAAGGGACGAGCGAGAAGGGCCCCCTCGACCCTCGCACTGGGGGACGGGAGGAATCGAGAGGGCCTGAGCTCACCGCATCCAGCCGGTGCCACTGGGATGACCACCGGGGACCGTGACTGGGATCACGGGGGGACGCAGTTCACGAGCTCCGAACAACGGTACGCAGGTGTTCGGAGCGAGCGGGCCGCCACGTCCGGTATATCAATGAGAATGCTCTCATAATAGCGCTGACCAGGGAATTTCCTGACAAGCCGATCTCGCGTCAGCCAGGGGGATTGCGCTCAAGGCATCCACCATGTAGGCGATCAGCGCAGCTGGAACATTCCGGTGTCGGCGGCCTGGATTCCGCCAATCGACACCTGCAGGTGGAAGTAACCCGATGGTGCAGGCGGCCGCGACGACCCGCAGGTGTCGACGGACGAACGGGTGCGATCCCAGACCACGGGGGTGACGCTCGAGACGGTCTGCCCCGCGGCGAGCTGCACGACCTGGTCACTCGATTCGCTCTGGCAGTCGGTCGACCGCCACCACGTGTCGGCGCCGCTCGTGATGACGAAAGACTGCGTCGCCGTGCCGACGTTGATCAGACACGGATGATCGGACGTGTTCGACAGCGTGATCGACAGCTTCGGCAGCTCGCCCGCCCCATAGGAGTCCTTGTCGGTCACCGCGAGCACGGAGATTCCCGACGTCGAGCAGGCCGCGATCCCAGGCGATGCTTCGGGCGTCGGGGATGCCGCAGGCTCCGTCGCCGACGAGGTCTGCTCGGTCGGCGCAGGGGCGTCCGACGGTGCCGCCGTCGGCGCCGACGATGACGCGGAGTGCGATGCCGACGGCGTCCCGCCCGTCGACGGGGCGCTCTGCCCCGGCCGCCACAGCGCGATGACCGCGGCGACGATGCCGCCGATCACGAGCAGCGCGAGCAGCAGCGCGACCAGCCGACGGCGTCGGTACACGGCCGGAGAGGGCCGGCGACGGGTCGGGGTGCTCATTGCTTCAGGCTACGCTGTGGCATCCACCATCCCCTGGGGGCACGCGGGGCGGACGCCCGCACGGGTCGTCCGCCGCGAGCCGAACCGTTCAGAGGTTCTTGAGCATGCGGGTGTTGCCGAGCGTGTTCGGCTTGACGTGGGCGAGGTCCAGGAACTCCGCGACGCCCTCGTCGGGGCTGCGCAGCATCTGCGAGTAGACATCGTGGTCGACGACCTGTTCGCCGATCGGCGCGAAGCCGCGGCGGGTGAAGAAGTCGACCTCGAACGTGAGGCAGAACAGTCGCGACAGGCCGAGTTCGAGCGCGTTGTGCTCCAAGCGCTCGACGATGGCCCCGCCGACGCCGTGGTGCAGCCAGGCATCCGACACGATGAGGGTGCGGATCTCTCCCAGGTCTTCCCACATCACGTGCAGCGCGCCGCAACCGACGAGCTCGCCGTCCGCCTCGGCGACCACGAACTCCTGCACGGACTCGAAGACGGTGACGACCTCTTTGCCGAGCAGAATCCGTCGCTGCACCCAGGGTTCGAGAAGGGCGAGGATCCCGCGTACGTCGGACGTGCGGGCCGGACGGACCCCGAAGGAAGTCATCGCACAACTGTACGGCGCGCCGCCGGGGCGCACGTAACCCGTCGGCAACAGAGATGCACGATGCTGAGGGCATGTCGATCAAGGTCGCCCTCGAGCATTACACCGGCTACGAGTTCGCACATCCCGTCAACGTGGGCGCCCACACCGTGCGCCTGCGCCCCGCGCCCCATTCGCGGACGCCCATCGAGGCGTACTCGCTCGACATCTCGCCGGCGAACCACTTTCTGAACTGGCAGCAGGATCCGTTCGGCAACTGGCTGGCACGCATCGTCTTCCCCGAAAAGGTGTCGAAGCTCGAGATCACGGTCGGGGTGGTCGCCGACATGATGGTGATCAATCCGCTCGACTTCTTCATCGAGGAGTACGCGGAGCGGTTCCCGTTCGCCTACGATCCGGCGCTCTCCGCCGACCTGGCCCCGTACCTGCGGCCCGTCGCCGACAGCGGCGCCGCCGAGCTCTGGCGCGAGAGCCTGCCCGCGCTGCCGGCCGACGGGCTGCCCACCGTGACGTTCCTCTCGCAGCTCAACCGGGCCGTGCACGGCGCGGTCGGGTACTCCGTGCGCATGGAGCCCGGCGTGCAGACCCCCGACCACACCCTGCAGTCGGGCATCGGGTCATGCCGTGACAGCGCCTGGCTGCTCGTCAGCCTGCTGCGCCAGTACGGGCTCGCAGCCCGCTTCGTCTCGGGCTACCTGGTGCAGCTCGCGTCGGACGAGAAGTCGCTCGATGGGCCGAGCGGGCCCGAGCAGGACTTCACCGACCTGCACGCGTGGGCCGAGGTGTTCGTCCCGGGTGCGGGGTGGATCGGGTTGGATGCCACGAGCGCGCTGTTCGCCGGCGAAGGCCACATCCCCCTCTCCGCCACGCCGGATCCATCGTCGGCCGCACCGATCAGCGGTGCCACCGACCCCGTCGGGGTGACCTTCTCGTTCCACAACGAGGTGCGCCGCATCCACGAGGACCCCCGCACGACGAAGCCCTACACCGACGAACAGTGGGCTCGCATCGACGCCGCGGGCGAGCTCGTCGACGAGCGCCTTCGTACGTCCGACGTGCGACTGACGCTGGGCGGCGAGCCGACGTTCGTGGCCCTCGACGACGCCACGGCGCCGGAGTGGAACACCGCCGCCGACGGAACGGACAAGCGCCGGCTCGCGAACGTCCTCGCCGAGCGCCTGCGCGAGACGTACGCACTCGGCGGCGTCGTGCACCGCGGGCAGGGCAAGTGGTACCCGGGCGAGAGCCTGCCCCGCTGGAACATCGCGCTGCAGTGGCGCACCGACGGGGTCGCCCTGTGGCAGCACGCCGACCTGTTCGACGACCCGTGGGCCGAGGCGTCCCCCGATGACGCGGCCACGGCACCCGATCGCGCCCGGCGCCTCGCCGAGCGGATCACCGCGCTTCTCGGCCTGCCCGCCGAGCAGCTACTCTGGGCGCACGAGGATCCGCTCGCAGCGCTGTCCGCGCACCTGCGCCAGCCCGACGGCCCCGCCCCTGACGGCGACGAGCTGGGCGCGGCGCGCGCCGTCGAAGAGGATGCCGGGGCACCGACCGGCCACGTCCTGCCCCTCGTCACCGGCGAGACCTGGTCGAGCCCGGCCTGGCGATTCCGCCGCGGCCGCCTCGTCCTGGCCCCCGGCACCAGCGCCGTCGGCCTGCGCCTTCCCCTCGACTCGATCGATTGGAGCGATCCGGAGTGGCCCGGCGAACCCTCCTACCTCGAGGCGTACGCACCCCTGCACCCGGGGATCCCCGCGGTCGAGGTGATCTCCCCGACGGGGGCACCGACCACGGCCCTCGCCGTCGAGGCACGCGAGGGGCACGTGTTCGTCTTCCTGCCGCCGAC
This genomic interval carries:
- a CDS encoding transglutaminase family protein, which gives rise to MHDAEGMSIKVALEHYTGYEFAHPVNVGAHTVRLRPAPHSRTPIEAYSLDISPANHFLNWQQDPFGNWLARIVFPEKVSKLEITVGVVADMMVINPLDFFIEEYAERFPFAYDPALSADLAPYLRPVADSGAAELWRESLPALPADGLPTVTFLSQLNRAVHGAVGYSVRMEPGVQTPDHTLQSGIGSCRDSAWLLVSLLRQYGLAARFVSGYLVQLASDEKSLDGPSGPEQDFTDLHAWAEVFVPGAGWIGLDATSALFAGEGHIPLSATPDPSSAAPISGATDPVGVTFSFHNEVRRIHEDPRTTKPYTDEQWARIDAAGELVDERLRTSDVRLTLGGEPTFVALDDATAPEWNTAADGTDKRRLANVLAERLRETYALGGVVHRGQGKWYPGESLPRWNIALQWRTDGVALWQHADLFDDPWAEASPDDAATAPDRARRLAERITALLGLPAEQLLWAHEDPLAALSAHLRQPDGPAPDGDELGAARAVEEDAGAPTGHVLPLVTGETWSSPAWRFRRGRLVLAPGTSAVGLRLPLDSIDWSDPEWPGEPSYLEAYAPLHPGIPAVEVISPTGAPTTALAVEAREGHVFVFLPPTSRLEDYAALLALIEAAAVEVGTSLVLEGYSAPPDARLTQLIVTPDPGVIEVNVQPTSSWAEQRALTFDLYATARSVRLTTEKFDLDGTHTGTGGGNHITLGGRQPIDSPLLRRPDLLASLVTYWQRHPSLSYLFSGRFIGPTSQAPRFDEGRPEAVYEMEIALQEVRRLAAETDEPRPWIIDRALRHLLTDLTGNTHRAEFCIDKLYNPDSARGRLGLLELRGFEMPPHPQLALVQALLVRGLVAMFWDEPLTAPLVRWGTALHEDFLLAEGARRDIAAVVADLRAHGIPFEESWLEPFVEFRFPRVGVTRVEPGIELEMRQAIEPWHVLGEEATAGGTARYVDSSLERMQIKVSGLDATRHVVVAGGAVLPLTSTGRHGEYYAGIRYRAWQPWSALHPSIPIHAPLTVEVVDADAGVSLGGATYHVVHPGGRAYERPPVNASEAEARRSGRFEPRGHTPGRFDVAAARETGARAATPDYPRTLDLRRVPSA
- a CDS encoding dehydrogenase → MAGTPRRKKAPLDFRNPQLADALQTQDMAALAFALRHGPTVVPLMRPGQRDDPRDSGEVWTYRDPNTGDVALLLFSDAAHKPAALPPAVGLHSSAWLRAFLGAHGDEITTVFFDIAGPHPMQATPADVIAALDA
- a CDS encoding amino-acid N-acetyltransferase; the protein is MTSFGVRPARTSDVRGILALLEPWVQRRILLGKEVVTVFESVQEFVVAEADGELVGCGALHVMWEDLGEIRTLIVSDAWLHHGVGGAIVERLEHNALELGLSRLFCLTFEVDFFTRRGFAPIGEQVVDHDVYSQMLRSPDEGVAEFLDLAHVKPNTLGNTRMLKNL